The following proteins are co-located in the Megalobrama amblycephala isolate DHTTF-2021 linkage group LG12, ASM1881202v1, whole genome shotgun sequence genome:
- the lhx2b gene encoding LIM/homeobox protein Lhx2b isoform X3, which translates to MGNFEPKNMPSISGDRVALCAGCGGKISDRYYLLAVDKQWHMRCLKCCECKLNLESELTCFSKDGSIYCKEDYYRRFSVQRCARCHLGISASEMVMRARDLVYHLNCFTCTTCNKMLTTGDHFGMKDSLVYCRLHFESLIQGDFPTHFNHTDVAPNKGLGSTGPLGLSYYNGVNTVQKGRPRKRKSPGPGADLAAYNAALSCNENDGDPMDRDSQYSTSQKTKRMRTSFKHHQLRTMKSYFAINHNPDAKDLKQLAQKTGLTKRVLQVWFQNARAKFRRNLLRQENTGVDKASDGSTMPGGTPSGPASEISNASMSPSSTPTTLTDLTNPTMPTVTSVLTSVPGSLDVHECRSPSQSTLTSLF; encoded by the exons ATGGGTAACTTCGAGCCAAAG AACATGCCTTCCATCAGCGGGGACCGGGTGGCTCTGTGTGCGGGCTGCGGAGGCAAGATCTCGGATCGCTATTACCTGCTCGCCGTGGACAAGCAGTGGCACATGCGCTGTCTGAAGTGCTGTGAGTGTAAACTCAACCTGGAGTCTGAGCTCACCTGCTTCAGCAAAGACGGAAGCATCTACTGCAAAGAAGACTATTACAG AAGGTTTTCGGTGCAGAGATGTGCCCGGTGCCACCTCGGGATCTCGGCCTCGGAAATGGTCATGAGGGCCAGGGATTTGGTGTACCACTTGAACTGTTTCACCTGCACGACTTGCAACAAAATGCTGACGACTGGGGACCACTTCGGCATGAAAGACAGTCTGGTGTACTGCAGGCTACACTTTGAATCGCTCATCCAGGGAGACTTCCCCACACATTTCAATCACACGGATGTAGCGCCTAATAAAGGACTGGGCAGCACGGGCCCTCTAGGACTGTCTTATTATAACGGCGTGAACACGGTGCAGAAGGGCCGGCCCCGAAAGAGAAAGAGCCCTGGGCCCGGAGCGGACTTGGCTGCTTATAATGCAG cttTGAGCTGCAATGAGAATGACGGAGATCCGATGGACAGAGACTCGCAGTACAGCACCAGCCAGAAGACGAAGCGCATGAGAACGTCATTTAAACACCATCAGCTGAGGACCATGAAGTCGTATTTTGCCATCAACCACAATCCTGACGCCAAGGATCTGAAACAGCTGGCCCAGAAAACTGGTCTCACCAAGCGCGTCCTACAG GTCTGGTTCCAGAACGCTCGGGCCAAGTTCAGACGAAACCTCCTGCGTCAGGAGAACACAGGTGTGGACAAGGCCTCGGACGGGTCGACCATGCCTGGAGGAACACCGTCCGGACCCGCCTCTGAGATTTCCAACGCCTCCATGAGCCCGTCCAGCACCCCTACCACCCTCACAGACCTGACGAACCCCACAATGCCCACCGTCACCTCCGTACTGACCTCCGTGCCAGGCAGCCTGGACGTTCACGAATGCCGGAGTCCATCGCAGAGCACCTTAACTAGCCTCTTCTGA
- the lhx2b gene encoding LIM/homeobox protein Lhx2b isoform X1 codes for MNCTGLEVRLTEILGCRSDGNTCYSVSSAATMLFHGLPGGEMHGVMEEMERRGKSDSATISSAIDMGETETNMPSISGDRVALCAGCGGKISDRYYLLAVDKQWHMRCLKCCECKLNLESELTCFSKDGSIYCKEDYYRRFSVQRCARCHLGISASEMVMRARDLVYHLNCFTCTTCNKMLTTGDHFGMKDSLVYCRLHFESLIQGDFPTHFNHTDVAPNKGLGSTGPLGLSYYNGVNTVQKGRPRKRKSPGPGADLAAYNAALSCNENDGDPMDRDSQYSTSQKTKRMRTSFKHHQLRTMKSYFAINHNPDAKDLKQLAQKTGLTKRVLQVWFQNARAKFRRNLLRQENTGVDKASDGSTMPGGTPSGPASEISNASMSPSSTPTTLTDLTNPTMPTVTSVLTSVPGSLDVHECRSPSQSTLTSLF; via the exons ATGAACTGCACAGGGCTAGAAGTGCGTCTCACGGAAATCTTGGGTTGCAGATCTGACGGAAACACGTGCTATTCGGTCTCATCTGCGGCAACGATGCTTTTCCACGGTCTGCCTGGAGGCGAGATGCATGGTGTTATGGAAGAAATGGAGCGGAGAGGAAAGAGCGATTCGGCGACTATCAGCTCGGCCATAGATATGGGGGAAACAGAGACG AACATGCCTTCCATCAGCGGGGACCGGGTGGCTCTGTGTGCGGGCTGCGGAGGCAAGATCTCGGATCGCTATTACCTGCTCGCCGTGGACAAGCAGTGGCACATGCGCTGTCTGAAGTGCTGTGAGTGTAAACTCAACCTGGAGTCTGAGCTCACCTGCTTCAGCAAAGACGGAAGCATCTACTGCAAAGAAGACTATTACAG AAGGTTTTCGGTGCAGAGATGTGCCCGGTGCCACCTCGGGATCTCGGCCTCGGAAATGGTCATGAGGGCCAGGGATTTGGTGTACCACTTGAACTGTTTCACCTGCACGACTTGCAACAAAATGCTGACGACTGGGGACCACTTCGGCATGAAAGACAGTCTGGTGTACTGCAGGCTACACTTTGAATCGCTCATCCAGGGAGACTTCCCCACACATTTCAATCACACGGATGTAGCGCCTAATAAAGGACTGGGCAGCACGGGCCCTCTAGGACTGTCTTATTATAACGGCGTGAACACGGTGCAGAAGGGCCGGCCCCGAAAGAGAAAGAGCCCTGGGCCCGGAGCGGACTTGGCTGCTTATAATGCAG cttTGAGCTGCAATGAGAATGACGGAGATCCGATGGACAGAGACTCGCAGTACAGCACCAGCCAGAAGACGAAGCGCATGAGAACGTCATTTAAACACCATCAGCTGAGGACCATGAAGTCGTATTTTGCCATCAACCACAATCCTGACGCCAAGGATCTGAAACAGCTGGCCCAGAAAACTGGTCTCACCAAGCGCGTCCTACAG GTCTGGTTCCAGAACGCTCGGGCCAAGTTCAGACGAAACCTCCTGCGTCAGGAGAACACAGGTGTGGACAAGGCCTCGGACGGGTCGACCATGCCTGGAGGAACACCGTCCGGACCCGCCTCTGAGATTTCCAACGCCTCCATGAGCCCGTCCAGCACCCCTACCACCCTCACAGACCTGACGAACCCCACAATGCCCACCGTCACCTCCGTACTGACCTCCGTGCCAGGCAGCCTGGACGTTCACGAATGCCGGAGTCCATCGCAGAGCACCTTAACTAGCCTCTTCTGA
- the lhx2b gene encoding LIM/homeobox protein Lhx2b isoform X2, whose product MNCTGLEVRLTEILGCRSDGNTCYSVSSAATMLFHGLPGGEMHGVMEEMERRGKSDSATISSAIDMGETETNMPSISGDRVALCAGCGGKISDRYYLLAVDKQWHMRCLKCCECKLNLESELTCFSKDGSIYCKEDYYRFSVQRCARCHLGISASEMVMRARDLVYHLNCFTCTTCNKMLTTGDHFGMKDSLVYCRLHFESLIQGDFPTHFNHTDVAPNKGLGSTGPLGLSYYNGVNTVQKGRPRKRKSPGPGADLAAYNAALSCNENDGDPMDRDSQYSTSQKTKRMRTSFKHHQLRTMKSYFAINHNPDAKDLKQLAQKTGLTKRVLQVWFQNARAKFRRNLLRQENTGVDKASDGSTMPGGTPSGPASEISNASMSPSSTPTTLTDLTNPTMPTVTSVLTSVPGSLDVHECRSPSQSTLTSLF is encoded by the exons ATGAACTGCACAGGGCTAGAAGTGCGTCTCACGGAAATCTTGGGTTGCAGATCTGACGGAAACACGTGCTATTCGGTCTCATCTGCGGCAACGATGCTTTTCCACGGTCTGCCTGGAGGCGAGATGCATGGTGTTATGGAAGAAATGGAGCGGAGAGGAAAGAGCGATTCGGCGACTATCAGCTCGGCCATAGATATGGGGGAAACAGAGACG AACATGCCTTCCATCAGCGGGGACCGGGTGGCTCTGTGTGCGGGCTGCGGAGGCAAGATCTCGGATCGCTATTACCTGCTCGCCGTGGACAAGCAGTGGCACATGCGCTGTCTGAAGTGCTGTGAGTGTAAACTCAACCTGGAGTCTGAGCTCACCTGCTTCAGCAAAGACGGAAGCATCTACTGCAAAGAAGACTATTACAG GTTTTCGGTGCAGAGATGTGCCCGGTGCCACCTCGGGATCTCGGCCTCGGAAATGGTCATGAGGGCCAGGGATTTGGTGTACCACTTGAACTGTTTCACCTGCACGACTTGCAACAAAATGCTGACGACTGGGGACCACTTCGGCATGAAAGACAGTCTGGTGTACTGCAGGCTACACTTTGAATCGCTCATCCAGGGAGACTTCCCCACACATTTCAATCACACGGATGTAGCGCCTAATAAAGGACTGGGCAGCACGGGCCCTCTAGGACTGTCTTATTATAACGGCGTGAACACGGTGCAGAAGGGCCGGCCCCGAAAGAGAAAGAGCCCTGGGCCCGGAGCGGACTTGGCTGCTTATAATGCAG cttTGAGCTGCAATGAGAATGACGGAGATCCGATGGACAGAGACTCGCAGTACAGCACCAGCCAGAAGACGAAGCGCATGAGAACGTCATTTAAACACCATCAGCTGAGGACCATGAAGTCGTATTTTGCCATCAACCACAATCCTGACGCCAAGGATCTGAAACAGCTGGCCCAGAAAACTGGTCTCACCAAGCGCGTCCTACAG GTCTGGTTCCAGAACGCTCGGGCCAAGTTCAGACGAAACCTCCTGCGTCAGGAGAACACAGGTGTGGACAAGGCCTCGGACGGGTCGACCATGCCTGGAGGAACACCGTCCGGACCCGCCTCTGAGATTTCCAACGCCTCCATGAGCCCGTCCAGCACCCCTACCACCCTCACAGACCTGACGAACCCCACAATGCCCACCGTCACCTCCGTACTGACCTCCGTGCCAGGCAGCCTGGACGTTCACGAATGCCGGAGTCCATCGCAGAGCACCTTAACTAGCCTCTTCTGA
- the lhx2b gene encoding LIM/homeobox protein Lhx2b isoform X4, translated as MPSISGDRVALCAGCGGKISDRYYLLAVDKQWHMRCLKCCECKLNLESELTCFSKDGSIYCKEDYYRRFSVQRCARCHLGISASEMVMRARDLVYHLNCFTCTTCNKMLTTGDHFGMKDSLVYCRLHFESLIQGDFPTHFNHTDVAPNKGLGSTGPLGLSYYNGVNTVQKGRPRKRKSPGPGADLAAYNAALSCNENDGDPMDRDSQYSTSQKTKRMRTSFKHHQLRTMKSYFAINHNPDAKDLKQLAQKTGLTKRVLQVWFQNARAKFRRNLLRQENTGVDKASDGSTMPGGTPSGPASEISNASMSPSSTPTTLTDLTNPTMPTVTSVLTSVPGSLDVHECRSPSQSTLTSLF; from the exons ATGCCTTCCATCAGCGGGGACCGGGTGGCTCTGTGTGCGGGCTGCGGAGGCAAGATCTCGGATCGCTATTACCTGCTCGCCGTGGACAAGCAGTGGCACATGCGCTGTCTGAAGTGCTGTGAGTGTAAACTCAACCTGGAGTCTGAGCTCACCTGCTTCAGCAAAGACGGAAGCATCTACTGCAAAGAAGACTATTACAG AAGGTTTTCGGTGCAGAGATGTGCCCGGTGCCACCTCGGGATCTCGGCCTCGGAAATGGTCATGAGGGCCAGGGATTTGGTGTACCACTTGAACTGTTTCACCTGCACGACTTGCAACAAAATGCTGACGACTGGGGACCACTTCGGCATGAAAGACAGTCTGGTGTACTGCAGGCTACACTTTGAATCGCTCATCCAGGGAGACTTCCCCACACATTTCAATCACACGGATGTAGCGCCTAATAAAGGACTGGGCAGCACGGGCCCTCTAGGACTGTCTTATTATAACGGCGTGAACACGGTGCAGAAGGGCCGGCCCCGAAAGAGAAAGAGCCCTGGGCCCGGAGCGGACTTGGCTGCTTATAATGCAG cttTGAGCTGCAATGAGAATGACGGAGATCCGATGGACAGAGACTCGCAGTACAGCACCAGCCAGAAGACGAAGCGCATGAGAACGTCATTTAAACACCATCAGCTGAGGACCATGAAGTCGTATTTTGCCATCAACCACAATCCTGACGCCAAGGATCTGAAACAGCTGGCCCAGAAAACTGGTCTCACCAAGCGCGTCCTACAG GTCTGGTTCCAGAACGCTCGGGCCAAGTTCAGACGAAACCTCCTGCGTCAGGAGAACACAGGTGTGGACAAGGCCTCGGACGGGTCGACCATGCCTGGAGGAACACCGTCCGGACCCGCCTCTGAGATTTCCAACGCCTCCATGAGCCCGTCCAGCACCCCTACCACCCTCACAGACCTGACGAACCCCACAATGCCCACCGTCACCTCCGTACTGACCTCCGTGCCAGGCAGCCTGGACGTTCACGAATGCCGGAGTCCATCGCAGAGCACCTTAACTAGCCTCTTCTGA